Below is a genomic region from Henckelia pumila isolate YLH828 chromosome 3, ASM3356847v2, whole genome shotgun sequence.
TGTGAGAAAGGTCAACATTGTCTATATTTAGAATAAAttcttattattataatatttttttaaataaaaaaaaaaaacccacgaATATGAAAGACACATGTTTCGCGAgtgtaaatataataaataaataaaaactaaggtGGCCTGAGTGAGCCACAGATTGAAAGATGGGAGTTTCTAGCACCCACCAGCAGCCATTGACAAAGACCCACGTGTGTGAGTGTTTGCGTCTCCCTTGAATTCGGTTCCCCATTTCTTTCGCAGCTGCCTGTTTGATCTCTAAGGCGTGTTGGATCGATCACTCGTAAGTCCACCATTTTGTGATGAGGAATTGGTtgttaatatataataaaattcatatGTTTTGCATAGCTAGCTTGTTCTGTTTATTTTGATtactaattaattatatatatgaatCAGCATTTTGTGGAGGGAGGGAGCAGACAGAATGCAGTTGCTTGCCGACGGTACTGATCCTACTACCCTGAGTTATTGGTTGACATGGAGAGTATTGCTGTGTTTCATATGGATCCTGTGGTCTATGCTTGTCGGATCATATGTAATATGGAAATACGAACCATTTGACTGCTTAGAATCTGATGGACGACAGAGGACAAGCAATGAGATCAGCTACTATACTCGATCTTGGAACCCTTGTCTAAAACCAATTCACCCAATCCTTTTTATGTCCTTTCGGATCATCTCATTCTGTCTGCTTTTGGTCGCTCTCAGTTTCGATGTTGCTGTTCacggatttgaattgttttactacTACACTCAGTAAGTGATTCTCcaactttaaattaaattaagtggCGGTGAATATTCTATTGATTGctattctctttttttttttctctctctctctctctttattattatatcttacTTTTCCCCCTTTTGTTTAATTTGCTTCTTCCCAGGTGGACTTTCTCTTTATGTGTCATCTATTTCGGGGTATGATATAGAATTTGCGTTGTAACCAACGTTGATGTTACTGCCAAAATTCTTTTACCGGCTCAAAACCTTCaactccatatatatatatgtacgttTACTTTGTTGTGTCTTATATATATTCTCTTGCAGTTTGCATCATTTCTTTCTATTCATGGATGTTTCCagtatccaaaaataaataaccacAGTAAGTGCCATGTGCCCGACGATATGGAGAAAGGGTTGTATACACCTATATCAAATGAAGCGGTTGACAGTGAAGTCAAATTATCTGAAAGATTGAACCACCCAAGAAAATTCCATCATGTTCTGCAGACTTCTGAATTTTGGGGTTATCTTTTTCAAGTCTTGTTTCAGGCATGGCTTCTATTTGTTGCTATTGGAATATGATATGGCTGCAATCTGTTCATTGACTAGGCTCTGAAATCCTAACTTGTTTATGGCCTttacgattttttttttttttactttgcttTTCTTTTGTTTCATTGCCTTATTTTCTCCCAtgaaaacctattttaatttgTGGTAGGGAGATTTTAACAAATAGGTGTGGTTCAACCTTTTTTTTAGATGTCTCAAATCCGAAAAACTTATGAAGGCGCACCgtcttaaaatttttatttgcaaGTGACCTTCAACCATGTTGGGAAAAAGAAGATCAAGTAAAGGTtaaaaagttatatatatttagattagagtcattatttaatttaaagctCTCCTTAAAATTGTGGTAAATAGGCTTTATAGACA
It encodes:
- the LOC140892250 gene encoding uncharacterized protein isoform X1 is translated as MQLLADGTDPTTLSYWLTWRVLLCFIWILWSMLVGSYVIWKYEPFDCLESDGRQRTSNEISYYTRSWNPCLKPIHPILFMSFRIISFCLLLVALSFDVAVHGFELFYYYTQWTFSLCVIYFGFASFLSIHGCFQYPKINNHSKCHVPDDMEKGLYTPISNEAVDSEVKLSERLNHPRKFHHVLQTSEFWGYLFQVLFQITAGAVTLTDVVYWCVIVPFLSIRDYEMSLLTVLAHSLGAVLLLGDTALNSLRFPWFRISYFLLWTCIYVIFQWMLHAFVSIWWPYPYLDLSKSQAPLWYLVVALMHIPCYGIFLLIVKMKHFMMPKLFPTCYQCSP
- the LOC140892250 gene encoding uncharacterized protein isoform X2 codes for the protein MQLLADGTDPTTLSYWLTWRVLLCFIWILWSMLVGSYVIWKYEPFDCLESDGRQRTSNEISYYTRSWNPCLKPIHPILFMSFRIISFCLLLVALSFDVAVHGFELFYYYTQWTFSLCVIYFGYPKINNHSKCHVPDDMEKGLYTPISNEAVDSEVKLSERLNHPRKFHHVLQTSEFWGYLFQVLFQITAGAVTLTDVVYWCVIVPFLSIRDYEMSLLTVLAHSLGAVLLLGDTALNSLRFPWFRISYFLLWTCIYVIFQWMLHAFVSIWWPYPYLDLSKSQAPLWYLVVALMHIPCYGIFLLIVKMKHFMMPKLFPTCYQCSP